From Streptomyces yatensis, one genomic window encodes:
- a CDS encoding DUF6986 family protein yields the protein MKPQETVPTSLPGAVRASIADSLAAVDAELARRYPGDPGTRQPVHTVYVPADLLTVTTVRDWGDQALAALDRHAPDADSFAAVLGLPDDLAEPVHARVRAKLEREPVEDLRIDFEDGYGPRPDAEEDAAAARAASLLAAACAEGGAPPYAGIRMKCMEAAVRDRGIRTLDIFLTGLMAAGGLPDGLVLTLPKVTYAEQVTAMVRLCEEFEKARGLAPGRIGFEIQIETTQAILGSDGRATVARMIDAAEGRATGLHYGTFDYSASCGVGAAHQSMDHPVADHAKAVMQVAAAGTGVRLSDGSTNVLPVGPTERVHDAWRLHHRLVRRSLARAYYQGWDMHPGHLPTRYAAVYAFYREGLEAAAERLAAYVDRTAGGTGIADEPATAKALSGHLVRGLDCGALDGAEVERLTGLGRAELDALAGRAPAAS from the coding sequence ATGAAGCCTCAGGAGACCGTGCCGACCAGCCTGCCCGGTGCCGTACGGGCGTCGATCGCCGACTCCCTCGCCGCCGTCGACGCCGAGCTCGCCCGCCGCTACCCCGGCGACCCCGGCACCCGCCAGCCCGTCCACACCGTCTACGTGCCCGCCGACCTCCTTACCGTCACCACCGTGCGCGACTGGGGCGACCAGGCACTGGCCGCCCTCGACCGGCACGCGCCCGACGCCGACTCCTTCGCCGCCGTCCTCGGCCTCCCCGACGACCTCGCCGAACCCGTCCACGCCCGGGTGCGGGCCAAGCTGGAGCGCGAGCCCGTGGAGGATCTGCGCATCGACTTCGAGGACGGCTACGGCCCGCGCCCCGACGCCGAGGAGGACGCCGCGGCCGCCCGCGCCGCCTCGCTCCTCGCGGCCGCCTGCGCGGAGGGCGGCGCGCCCCCCTATGCGGGCATCCGCATGAAGTGCATGGAGGCCGCCGTACGCGACCGCGGCATCCGCACCCTCGACATCTTCCTCACCGGGCTGATGGCCGCCGGCGGACTGCCGGACGGCCTCGTGCTCACCCTCCCCAAGGTGACGTATGCCGAGCAGGTCACCGCCATGGTCCGGCTGTGCGAGGAGTTCGAGAAGGCGCGCGGGCTCGCCCCGGGCCGCATCGGCTTCGAGATCCAGATCGAGACCACCCAGGCCATCCTCGGCTCGGACGGCCGGGCCACCGTCGCCCGGATGATCGACGCCGCCGAGGGGCGCGCCACCGGACTGCACTACGGCACCTTCGACTACAGCGCCTCCTGCGGGGTCGGCGCCGCCCACCAGTCCATGGACCACCCCGTCGCCGACCACGCCAAGGCCGTGATGCAGGTCGCCGCCGCCGGCACCGGCGTACGGCTCTCCGACGGCTCGACCAACGTCCTGCCCGTCGGCCCCACCGAGCGGGTCCACGATGCCTGGCGGCTCCACCACCGCCTGGTCCGGCGGTCCCTGGCGCGCGCGTACTACCAGGGCTGGGACATGCACCCCGGCCATCTCCCCACCCGCTACGCCGCCGTCTACGCGTTCTACCGCGAGGGCCTGGAGGCAGCGGCGGAACGGCTCGCCGCGTATGTGGACCGTACGGCCGGAGGCACCGGCATCGCCGACGAACCGGCCACCGCCAAGGCGCTCAGCGGCCATCTGGTACGTGGGCTGGACTGCGGGGCGCTCGACGGCGCCGAGGTCGAGCGGCTGACCGGCCTCGGCCGCGCCGAACTCGACGCGCTGGCGGGGCGGGCCCCTGCCGCGTCCTGA
- a CDS encoding LacI family DNA-binding transcriptional regulator — protein MTDTAPSTATRRYGTRPTMKDVAARAGVGLKTVSRVVNGEPGVTPDTERRVQEAITALGFRRNDSARILRKGRTASIGLVLEDLADPFYGPLSRAVEEVARAHGALLINGSSAEDPEREQELVLALCARRVDGLVIIPAGHDHRYLAPEMAAGIATVFVDRPAGRVGADAVLADSFGGSRDAVAHLIAHGHRRIGFLGDLPGIHTAAERLRGYHAAMSEAGLPVHDAWVSPGPTDPERVRAAATAMLNAAEPVTALFAGNNRVTVTVVRVLAERPAPAAPVALVGFDDFELADLLSPGITVIAQDSAQLGRTAADLLFRRLDGAGGDPQRVVLPTRLIPRGSGELPPPTTSTP, from the coding sequence GTGACCGACACCGCCCCGAGCACCGCCACCCGCCGTTACGGCACCCGGCCCACTATGAAGGATGTCGCCGCACGGGCCGGGGTCGGCCTCAAAACCGTCTCCAGAGTGGTCAACGGCGAACCGGGCGTCACCCCCGACACCGAGCGCCGCGTCCAGGAGGCCATCACCGCACTCGGCTTCCGCCGCAACGACAGCGCCCGCATTCTGCGCAAGGGCCGTACGGCGAGCATCGGACTGGTCCTGGAGGATCTGGCCGATCCCTTCTACGGTCCGCTGAGCCGCGCCGTCGAGGAGGTCGCCCGAGCCCATGGCGCGCTGCTGATCAACGGGTCCAGCGCGGAGGACCCCGAGCGCGAGCAGGAGCTGGTGCTCGCCCTGTGCGCGCGCCGGGTCGACGGCCTCGTCATCATCCCGGCCGGCCATGACCACCGCTATCTGGCCCCCGAGATGGCGGCCGGAATCGCCACCGTCTTCGTCGACCGGCCCGCGGGCCGGGTCGGCGCCGACGCCGTCCTCGCCGACAGCTTCGGCGGTTCCCGCGACGCCGTCGCCCATCTGATCGCCCACGGCCACCGCCGGATCGGCTTCCTCGGCGACCTGCCGGGCATCCACACCGCCGCCGAGCGGCTGCGCGGCTATCACGCGGCGATGAGCGAGGCCGGGCTGCCGGTCCATGACGCCTGGGTCTCGCCCGGCCCCACCGATCCGGAGCGGGTCCGGGCCGCGGCCACCGCGATGCTGAACGCCGCCGAGCCGGTCACCGCGCTCTTCGCGGGCAACAACCGGGTCACGGTCACGGTCGTACGGGTCCTGGCCGAGCGCCCCGCACCCGCCGCGCCGGTGGCCCTCGTCGGCTTCGACGACTTCGAGCTCGCCGATCTGCTCTCCCCCGGGATCACCGTCATAGCCCAGGACTCGGCCCAGCTCGGCCGCACCGCCGCCGATCTGCTCTTCCGCCGCCTCGACGGCGCGGGCGGGGACCCCCAGCGGGTCGTCCTGCCGACCCGGCTGATCCCGCGCGGCTCGGGCGAACTGCCCCCGCCCACGACGTCCACCCCCTGA
- a CDS encoding electron transfer flavoprotein subunit beta/FixA family protein produces the protein MSLRIVVCVKYVPDATGDRHFAEDLTVDRDDVDGLLSELDEYAVEQALQIAEDADEAEITVLTVGPEDAKDALRKALSMGADKAVHVEDDDLHGTDALGTSLVLAKAVEKTGYDLVVCGMASTDGTMGVLPAMLAERLGVPQVSLLSEVSVEDGTVKGRRDGDSATELLEARLPAVVSVTDQSGEARYPSFKGIMAAKKKPVESWDLEDLEIESGEVGLEGAWTAVDGATERPARTAGTIVKDEGEGGKQLAVFLAERKFI, from the coding sequence GTGAGCTTGAGGATCGTTGTCTGTGTGAAGTACGTGCCTGACGCCACCGGCGACCGGCACTTCGCCGAGGACCTGACCGTCGATCGCGACGATGTGGACGGTCTGCTCTCGGAGCTGGACGAGTACGCGGTCGAGCAGGCCCTCCAGATCGCGGAGGACGCTGACGAGGCGGAGATCACCGTGCTGACGGTCGGTCCGGAGGATGCCAAGGACGCGCTGCGCAAGGCGCTGTCGATGGGTGCGGACAAGGCGGTGCATGTCGAGGACGACGATCTGCACGGCACCGACGCGCTGGGTACCTCGCTGGTGCTGGCCAAGGCGGTGGAGAAGACCGGGTATGACCTGGTGGTCTGCGGTATGGCGTCCACCGACGGCACGATGGGCGTGCTCCCGGCGATGCTGGCGGAGCGTCTGGGTGTGCCGCAGGTGTCGCTGCTGTCGGAGGTGTCGGTCGAGGACGGCACCGTGAAGGGGCGACGGGACGGCGACTCCGCGACCGAGCTGCTGGAGGCGCGGCTTCCGGCGGTGGTGTCGGTGACGGACCAGTCGGGTGAGGCGCGTTACCCGTCGTTCAAGGGCATCATGGCGGCGAAGAAGAAGCCGGTGGAGTCCTGGGACCTGGAGGACCTGGAGATCGAGTCGGGCGAGGTCGGTCTCGAGGGTGCGTGGACCGCGGTGGACGGTGCCACGGAGCGCCCGGCCCGTACGGCGGGCACGATCGTCAAGGACGAGGGCGAGGGCGGCAAGCAGCTCGCCGTCTTTCTCGCGGAGCGCAAGTTCATCTGA
- a CDS encoding SHOCT domain-containing protein, translating to MTYPLLNVFLTTMWVFLWILWLALLFRVFTDLFRDDSLSGWAKAGWTVFALLLPFLGVFVYLVARGRGMGMREVKRAEQAEKDFREFMRTTATTGRAEELEHLVELKNHGELTPEEYERAKAKVLAA from the coding sequence ATGACCTACCCATTGCTGAATGTTTTCCTGACCACGATGTGGGTCTTTCTCTGGATCCTCTGGCTGGCGCTTCTGTTCCGTGTCTTCACCGACCTCTTCCGTGACGACTCGCTGAGCGGCTGGGCCAAGGCGGGCTGGACCGTCTTCGCCCTCCTGCTGCCCTTCCTCGGGGTCTTCGTGTACCTGGTGGCACGGGGGCGGGGCATGGGCATGCGCGAGGTGAAGCGTGCCGAGCAGGCGGAGAAGGACTTCCGGGAGTTCATGCGCACGACCGCCACCACCGGCCGGGCGGAGGAGCTCGAACATCTCGTGGAGCTCAAGAACCACGGCGAGCTCACGCCCGAGGAGTACGAGCGGGCCAAGGCCAAGGTCCTGGCGGCTTGA
- a CDS encoding GAP family protein, whose product MDLQILPLAVTMMAGPQIVAAVILVTTARPVRVSLAFLLGVAVATAAGVALARWLCGLLGQVVSPGSPDHRGSAASVVQLVLVGLLALVAVKNVVRRRTVEPPKWLGALMEAGPRKALTTGLLIILLMPSDIVVMLTVGANLEQHRAGLAAALPFIGATVLIAALPLLVYLLLGDRARRAMPRLREWLATHSWVVNVAACLIFIVLILTP is encoded by the coding sequence GTGGATCTCCAGATTCTCCCGCTGGCCGTCACCATGATGGCCGGTCCTCAGATCGTGGCCGCGGTCATCCTGGTGACCACCGCGCGGCCGGTGCGGGTGTCCCTGGCGTTTCTGCTCGGGGTGGCGGTCGCGACCGCGGCGGGGGTCGCTCTCGCCCGGTGGCTGTGCGGGCTGCTGGGGCAGGTGGTCTCGCCGGGCAGTCCGGACCACCGGGGATCGGCCGCGTCGGTCGTACAGCTGGTGCTGGTGGGGCTGTTGGCACTGGTCGCTGTCAAGAACGTGGTGCGGCGGCGGACGGTCGAGCCGCCGAAGTGGCTGGGCGCGCTGATGGAAGCCGGTCCCCGTAAGGCGCTCACGACCGGCTTGCTGATCATCCTGCTCATGCCGTCCGACATCGTGGTCATGCTGACCGTAGGGGCGAATCTGGAGCAGCACCGGGCGGGGTTGGCGGCGGCGCTGCCGTTCATCGGCGCCACCGTACTGATCGCGGCGCTGCCGCTGCTGGTCTACCTCCTCCTCGGCGACCGGGCGCGACGCGCGATGCCACGGCTCCGGGAGTGGCTCGCCACCCATAGCTGGGTGGTCAATGTCGCCGCATGCCTGATCTTCATCGTGCTCATCCTGACTCCCTGA
- a CDS encoding electron transfer flavoprotein subunit alpha/FixB family protein codes for MAEVLVYVDHVDGAVRKPTLELLTLARRVGEPVAVALGAGAESTASALAEHGAVKVLTADAPEFADYLVVPKVDALQAAYEAVSPAAVLFPSSAEGKEIAARLAVRIGSGIITDAVDLEAGEEGPVATQSVFAAAFTTKSRVSRGTPVITVKPNSAAVEAAPAAGAVEALSVSFSEQATGTKVVSRTPRESTGRPELTEAAIVVSGGRGVGGAENFPVVEALADSLGAAVGASRAAVDAGWYPHTNQVGQTGKTVSPQLYVAAGISGAIQHRAGMQTSKTIVAVNKDAEAPIFDLVDYGVVGDLFEVVPQLTEEVKTRKG; via the coding sequence ATGGCTGAAGTCCTTGTCTACGTCGATCACGTGGACGGTGCCGTCCGCAAGCCCACTCTGGAGCTGCTGACCCTGGCCCGCCGTGTCGGCGAGCCCGTCGCGGTCGCGCTGGGTGCCGGTGCGGAGAGCACCGCGTCCGCTCTGGCCGAGCACGGTGCCGTGAAGGTGTTGACCGCTGACGCGCCCGAGTTCGCCGACTACCTCGTGGTCCCGAAGGTGGATGCGCTCCAGGCCGCGTATGAGGCCGTGTCGCCGGCCGCCGTGCTGTTTCCGTCCTCCGCGGAGGGCAAGGAGATCGCGGCGCGCCTCGCGGTCCGTATCGGGTCGGGCATCATCACCGACGCGGTGGATCTGGAGGCGGGTGAGGAGGGTCCGGTGGCGACGCAGTCGGTGTTCGCCGCGGCCTTCACGACCAAGTCCCGTGTCAGCAGGGGTACGCCGGTGATCACGGTGAAGCCGAACTCGGCGGCGGTGGAGGCCGCTCCGGCCGCGGGTGCGGTGGAGGCGCTGTCGGTGTCGTTCTCGGAGCAGGCGACGGGGACGAAGGTGGTGTCGCGTACGCCGCGTGAGTCGACGGGGCGTCCGGAGCTGACCGAGGCGGCGATCGTGGTTTCCGGTGGTCGTGGTGTGGGCGGTGCGGAGAACTTCCCCGTCGTCGAGGCGCTGGCCGACTCGCTGGGCGCGGCGGTGGGTGCTTCGCGTGCGGCGGTGGATGCGGGCTGGTATCCGCACACCAACCAGGTCGGGCAGACCGGTAAGACGGTCTCGCCGCAGCTGTACGTGGCGGCGGGTATCTCGGGTGCGATTCAGCACCGGGCCGGTATGCAGACCTCGAAGACGATCGTGGCGGTCAACAAGGACGCCGAGGCCCCGATCTTCGATCTGGTCGACTACGGCGTGGTGGGTGACCTCTTCGAGGTCGTCCCGCAGCTGACCGAAGAGGTCAAGACCCGCAAGGGCTGA